The genomic DNA ATCGAGCAACTCCAGTATTTATTTAATGTTGAATTGTATTGAATTTTTAGTCGTATATATCTTTGTACCTCAATCTATTCAGCAATTGTCTGATTCTGTCTCAattatgtctcctctctctctgatactcTCTCCGTAGGTTGTGGGTTAGACTTCCATAAGCGCTGTGCGCTGCAGTTGCCTAGTGACTGTAGCCGCGCACGGCGTCGTGTGTGTGGCCCCAGCCTGTCCCTGTTCCCCCCTGGCAGGCCCCGGACGCACTCCCTCTCCACACCTGCAGGAGGCAGTCTAGAGGAGGTCAGAATGCTTAGATACAGTGAGCGTCAAAAGTATTGAGACAGTGACAAATGTTTTGTTGGTTTGGCTCTGTACTCCTGCACTttagatttgaaatgatacattgactatgaggttaaagtgcagactgtcagcttcaaTTTGAGGGAATTTTCaaatcgggtgaaccgtttagaaattacagcagttTGTGTACGTAGTCCcttcattttaggggaccaaaagtgtTGTGTattattaaagtagtaaaagtTTAATATtttgtcccatattcctagcattacatggggcggcagggtagcctagtggttagagcattgctaggttcctaggccgtcattgaaaataagaatttgttcttaactgacttgcctggttaaataaaggttaaaaaaaataaaaatcaagcTTGTCTCCACAAACTTGTAAGATgcgtttgctgtttgttttggatgtgtttcatattattttgtgcccaatagataTGAATGGTACATTCATTTatatttgtaaataagaatagaatacgtttctaaacacttctacattcatgtggatgctaccatgattacggatagtcctgaagGAATTGTGAATAAGGATGTGTTCAGAAACATACACTGGAGTGGCTGATGTCATAGACCTGCATACGTTCTATTCTAATTCTATGTTAGCAACACTCTTCGTGTATTCACATGGATACACCTATAACTATATTACAGGGCAATATTGGGTGGTTCTAACGGCAACAGAAGGACCTGAAAATctcttcttcctttctctctccttcttcttctccctcaccccttccttcctctctgctctcttcccctccacgTCTAGATCAGCATGTCCAAGCCCAGGTCCAGACCCCCGTCATGGACAGATCACCCGGTGTGGCTGGGGGTGGGCCAGGGAAAGGATGGTGAGACGGGCAGGGCCAGGGTGCCCCACACCTTccacatccacagctacaccaagCCTACCGTGTGCCAGCACTGCCGCCACCTCCTCAAAGGCCTCTTCCGCCAAGGCCTGCAATGCACCGGTGAGATGGgtcggggggggggggtcatagtTCAGATAGGGTGTGTGGTTATGGGAGCAGCTGACAGATTTCAGGATTTATTTTAGCGGAGGATGCTTTCTCTAGTCGTACGTTTCTGGAAAGGGTACGTCGATCGCTTGGTCAGATCTCACGTGTGTTATTTCTGTGTCCGTCGTCTTGGTGTACTGaagttcacctctctctctaattctcgcactccctctctcgctttctctcgttctctctttctctctccagactGTAAGCTGAACTGCCATCGTCGCTGTGAGAGCTCCCTGGTCCCCGCGGACTgtcctggagagaggaggaacaccAATGGGGAAGGAGGTGAGAGACAACGTCTCAGAGCAAGACAGGCCACTGAACTTATTAACCAATGGAGTCCATGTCGAACGTGCTTCATGGAAAAGTTAAAAACCCTATTTTTGATGTAAATGTCCGGACACTAAAAGGACATATTTGAGTGTTTTTGGAGCCTTTGGTCAGGTTTTTCTGTGCTTCTACAACTGCAGAACAAGCATGAGGAAGTATATTACTGGTGGGGTAAGTGTCTCAAAACCAATTGAAAGAAATCACACAAAAAAGTGTCTGGACACTTCTATGACATTTACATCAAAAATAAAGATTTGGTTGAAAAAAAAGTGAAATTGTCCTTAAAATGATACATTCCATGTACATTCTTTGACAAGAGTAGAACTGCCTTACTTCTCATTGACACAAACAGTGCCTTCGTAGCTTAATATTGATGTAGAAAGTGTTTGTCACTCAGACTCAGTGTCCAGTCTCGGCTACAAGAACGACacagaggatgatgaggaggataTGAGCTTGAGTTTAACATCACTAGAAGATGATGACGACGAGCTGTCTACCGAGGTTCCATTTGCTGAGAACAAGGAAGTGGGACATCAGCCACCAATCATGTAAGATAAAAAATGGCTATGATAGGATGTAAAGCTCAGTATGTTTCCATTTTGAGttttgatgatgataataataatttgaGTATGTAGTACATGAGTGTCTCATTGAAATTGTAAAgttcttctttccctccctccctcctcttattggtccctccctccctcctcttattggtccctccctccctcctcttattggtccctccctccctcagtccatGTTTCAGTAGTTATATTCCTCTAATGCGGGTCGTCCAGTCAGTCCGTCACAGTAAAAGACAGGCCAGTGGAGTACTGAGAGAGGGTTGGCTACTGCATCACACCAACACTGACACACTGGTGAGAACACATACGCACACAGGcaggcatgcgcacacacacaccgagagaacACTCACACCATACTTTCTCATTGTTTCTGTCAGAGGAAACGTCATTACTGGATATTGGACTGGAAGAGTATCACTCTGTACCAGAACGAGATCAACACCAAGTACTACAAGGTTGGTTCAATGGGGAAGAAAGAGCCATCTATCATTCTAGCATTTACCATCCAAGCACTGTCAGTCACCTCAACACTACAGTACTGACCGCTTGTGGCCAAATAGAACATCAACCAAATGTGTTTTTGTtcctctctcccttgtctctcactctttccctctcttttcttcccttCTCCacaccctctcctgtctcccttcctgtctcattcctccctccctctctaggagATTCCTCTATCTGAGGTGCTGCAGGTACGAGGCCCCGCCCAGTTGTCTGTCCCCTTGTTGCCCGGCAACAGTGCCCACTCCTTCGAAGTGGTGACGGGCACGCTGGTGTACTGTGTGTCGGCGGGCCGGGACGGACAGGCCTGGGAGACCGCCGTACGCCAGGCTCTGATGCCCGTGCTGAACAGTGGGCAGGTGGACAAACGGGGACAAGGTGAGTCAGAGAAGTAGCATGTTTGGACTGGGATACTAGAGTATTGTTCAGAGCTAGACCAATGACTGACATCAGAGCCAAGTATTTAGAGAGTTTAGGTCATTGCGGGTTCTGTCTGAACGTTCTGTGGGTGACCCCACAACTCACCTGTGTCAGTTGGCCAAACTCTGAGTGCTCTGAGGGCCATGCCACTGGATGGTCTCTCACATTGCTTTTCATAAAGGCTTTAAAGTAAAGTTGGCATCATCCATGTTAGACTTAGTTCCATGGTCATGTTCTTTAACAATGGTGAGATTGACTATTGGTGCTTTTAATAAAGAGAGAACTCTTTCTGTTATAGACCATGAACCCCAGAGTGGAAAAAGCCCGGTAAGTGTGTGGGGTGGGTGGCTGATGGATCTATATGGAGTACGAGCTCTCGAGTCTCATTGTCTGAAATGGATAGATGAGTAACTAAcactgttttgtttgtgtgtattgCGCGCAttttgtgtttatgtttgtgtgtgtgtgtcattcaggaTGTCAGCTCAGTGTATCAGATCTTCACTGATGAGGTGCTGGGTTCAGGACAGTTTGGAGTGGTGTATGGAGGTGGGTTTGACCTTACACTGGAAGAAATGCTTTCTCTACCGTTACCTGTTCGGCTCAATGAGCTTCTTCTATTCAGATTGCATATAGGGTATTATCATTGTATTACTCGGCTAGCTGAGAGTCCTCTCTCTCGTCCCCAGGCACCCACAGACAGTCTGGTCAGCCAGTGGCCGTCAAGGTCATCGACAAAACCCGTTTCCCTACCAAACAGGAGAGACAGTTGAGGAACGAGCAGGCAATTCTACAGGTGACGGTTCTACATTTgtttgtttatgttgtgtttgtgttacAGGGAGGTACGGTGTTTGAAATGAACATCCCCCGTTGTCATATTAGTTTCCCCCtttcaatatgtgtgtgtgttttcagaatCTGTCCCACCTCGGTATAGTTCTACTGGAGGGCATGTTTGAGACCATGGAGCACGTATTCATTGTCATGGAGAAGCTCCATGGAGATATGCTGGAGATGATTCTGTCCAATGAGAAGGGCCGACTGCCAGAGCGCACCACACGTTTCTTGGTTACACAGGTACTGGTGACATAGCGGTAGGACACGGACTATTTCTTCAACAGTTTGCGGTATTCAAATAGGGCCTCTAGAGGGGGAAGGTAGTGCCTTTTTTAATAATACGTTTGATGTATAAGTCAATGTAAAATTCAGTTGATTTTGAATTCTTTGTTGACtcatagacgtgtgtgtgtgtagattctAGAGGCCCTGCGCTACCTGCACTTCAAACACATCGCTCATTGTGACCTGAAACCTGAGAATGTATTGCTGGCCTCCCCAGACTCTTTccctcaggtcagtgtgtgtgtgtgtgtgtgtgtgtgtgtgtgtgcgcgcgcatgtgcTTCAATTTGTCTGTGAAGACTCTACTTTGTAAAATAAGCCTTCCATCAGACTTTACAGCGACTCCTCTCCCCTCAGGTAAAGCTGTGTGACTTTGGTTTTGCCCGCATCATCGGCGAGAAGTCGTTCCGCCGGTCGGTGGTGGGCACGCTGGCCTACCTGGCACCCGAGGTCATCAGTAGCCATGGTTACAACCGCTCGCTGGACATGTGGGCGGTGGGTGTGGTCCTGTACGTCAGCCTGAGCGGAACATTCCCCTTCAACGAGGACGAGGACATCAGACAACAGATCACCAACGCTGCCTTCATGTACCCCCGCctgccctggtctaacatctcaCTAGAGGGTAAGTTTGTTCCCCTGGTAGGACCAATGCAAGCAAAAGAGTCCCATAATGATCATCAGTGATCCACGACCATATTGTACAGCTGATATGAGGTTATTTTCTGCTTATGCATATTACTTTCAATGGTGAATCCACCAGTGGTTTGCGTGGCCATAGAGCTCTATggttgtctcatctgaccaaagcacctggttccaatccaagtgccaatgctgtttttttttagcaaactccaggtgttttatattttttgatTGCTCTTAATAAAGGCTTTttttctggcaacccttccaaaagAGCCTATTGGAATGGAGGTGGTGTCTAGTTGTAGTTTTGGAATCTTGGTGGCCCCAAGATGCCACCAAGTTCTGGAATTCTCCAACTGTGGCCCTTGGACTTTTCTTTGCCTCCCGAACCATCTTCCTCACTATGCGTGGGGGAAAAGATACACATGCGTTCTTTACCAGGCAAGTTTACCACTGTTCCAGTGGTAAGTGGTATACTGTATTTCCTCTTTTATCTGTTTTGTATCTGATTTCTGAAGGTCTTTGCCTTTCTCCGTGGTGGTGGATGACAAATGTATTTTACATGTGTGTTACCTCGTTTTTATACCCCAGTGAAACTGGAAGCCATGGATGACCACAATACAGTTAATTTAAGTTTAGATGAACTTAAAGTAGATTTTATTTTTGTAAGATTCTTAAGAAGTGCCAATCATTTTGAGACATAACAATTATTACTTGTTAAAGaaaatctctttctctgggcaattgtattagtaaaaaataatatacattttCAAATTGTTCTGAGCATACCAATACAGCTcagtattttgtattatttttttgtttatctTTATCAAGGATGCCAATAATTTTTGAAGTGACTGTATGTATCAATTTGACTTCATGACTCCTCAACCCCCTTCTCTGATGGGTATGGTGGCTCACCCAGGAAGGTTGTTTCACAAAAGTGTCTCCCTTCAAAAATATTAAGTAGGTCTGTACCCCCGCCTGCCTTGGGCTAACATCTCACTGGAGGGTAGGTCTGTACAGAACGCCTGCCCTGGGCTAACATCTCACTGGAGGGTAGGTCTGTACAGAACGCCTGCCTTGGGCTAACATCTCACTGGAGGGTAGGTCTGTACAGAACGCCTGCCCTGGGCTAACATCTCACTGGAGGGTAGGTCTGTACAGAACGCCTGCCCTGGGCTAACATCTCACTGGAGGGTAGGTCTGTACAGAACGCCTGCCCTGGGCTAACATCTCACTGGAGGGTAGGTCTGTACAGAACGCCTGCCCTGGGCTAACATCAGGGGTTTCAAAAGCAACATTCCCCCTAGTGTTTTGTCTAAGGCGGGGAGCAGAAACCAATGAATCAGCATTCAAACATTTGATTTCCTTATCCCTAACGTTTTATCTGTGTGGAGGTAGAATCAGTCTCTCATTACGgttgttctctctcgctctcgctctccctctctctctagcggTGAGTCTTATCAACAACCTGCTCCAGGTTGCAGTAAGGTGTAGGTTCAGTGTGGGAAAAGCACTGGGACACCCCTGGTTACAGGTAAAAGACCTCAACTCCTCCTAACAAACACCTTTAAGGCTCAGACACACCAATGATATTGACTGTTGAGATGTACTTGGCAACTTCTGTTGGCAGTTAACTTTTTGTTGTTCACATATCACAGATACACCACCGACGCGATAGTCAAAATACTCCAGACCACAAGGTGGCAGTAGCTTGTTTGGCTTGTCCCTGCTGtagatagctaatgttagccaactAGCAAGATAAGCTAATTATGTTGCTAGGTAGCTATAATGTGTAGGAAGCCCTTGTTGATATGAGCCAGATGCCACAACTAGATAACTAGCAACATGATAATTAAATcccaatggattttttttttgtgaagcagCTGCCTCTTAAGTCAGTGGAGAatctagctacagttgaagtcagaagtttacatacaccttagccaaatacaattaaactcagtttttcacaattccttacatttagtcctagtaaaaattccctatcttaggtcagtaaggatcactgctttattttaagaatgtgaaatgtcagaataatagtagagatgtatttcagcttttatttctttcatcacattcccagtgggtcagaagtttacatacactcaattagtatttggtagcaatgcctttaaattgtgtttcaggtagccttccacaagcttcccacaataagttgggggaattttggcccattcctcctgacagggcgggtgtaactgagtcaggtttgtaggcctccttgatcgcactcgctttttcagttctgcccacaaattttctataggcttgaggtcagggctttgtgatggccactccaataccttgactttgttgtccttaagccgttttgccacaactttggaagtgtacttgaggtcattgtccatttgggaccaagcttcaacttcctcactgatgtcttgagatgttgcttcaatatatccacgtaattttccttcctcatgaggccatctattttgtgaagtgtactgccaccaccatgcttcacggttgggatggtgttcttcggcttgtcctcccacttttccctccaaacataatgatagtcattatggccaaacagttctatttttgtttcattagacctgaggacatttctccaaaaagtaccatctttgtccccatgtgcagttgtaaaccgtagtctggctttttttatggcggttttggagcagtggcttcttccttgctgagcggcctttcaggttatgtcgatataggactccttttactgtggatatagatacttttgtacctgtttcctccagcatcttcacaaggtcctttgctgttgttctgggattgatttgcacttttcggaacaaggtatgttcatctctaggagacagaacgcctctCCTACCTGactggtatgacggctgcgtggtcccatggtgtttatacttttatactattgattgtacagatgaacgtggtaccttcaggtgtttggaaactgctcccaaggatgaaccaggcttgtggaggtctgcaatttttgttcttggctgatttcttttgattttcccatgatgtcaagcaaggaggcactgagtttgacggtagtaggccttgaaatacatccacaggtacacctccaaattgactcaactgatgtcaattagcctaccagaatcttctaaagccatgacatcattttctggaattttccaagctgtttaaaggcacagtcaagtaagtgtatgtaaacttctgacccaccggacTTGTGatagtgaatgataagtgaaataatctgtctgtaaacaattgttggaaaaattacttgtcatgcacaaagtagatgtcctaactggcttgccaaaactatagtttattaattaacaagaaatttgtggagtggttgaaaaactagttttaatgactccaacctaagtgtatgtaaacttcggctttttccgacttcaactgtatgttgtgcTACTAGAAATAATGAcgatgctaacgttagctagaatgTGAACTGGCAGAGTGGGATAGTGGAGAGTGAATTCAATGATGTATTATTCATCTTGCTAGATAGCTAGCTTAGTAAGGCATTTAGTGTTTTGCGCATTGTGCTGCACTTACAAACCCATTCGATTCATATGAAGTGTTTGTGAATGCATTGGTCAGTTAGCACGCTAACGTTAGTGAGCTTGTGCACATTATCAAGCCGAACAAAAAGACACTTATTCAAGCACAACACTCCTTAGCTAGATGTACAATAAGTATCGCAATGCTTTATTGTCTTAGTTAGAACAATTCTGATGAAAAGGGAGAGGATTACACTTGGTGTAATTtaggttatttttattttttgtcacCCGTTGTCTCCCTGCCACATGGAGGTttgtgctctctgattggcttaAAGTCAAGTTGACGGCCACTGCTGACAATCGCAGTGTCCGACAGGTTAGTAGAAATGACAGGTTTGTCGGCACCAGTATGCTGCATGTAGCCTACGTCTTTttctagcaagagaaggaacTGTGCTAAGCATAGCagtgggaagtaggggtgctgcaaCACCCCCTGATAAATCgcaatttaaaaaatgatattgTTTCTGACATCTTAAACAAACTGAAAACATCTCAGAGCAGTTCGTAAGGTAATGGGTTTAGCCTATAACAAGTGAGAAGGTTAGCCAGTTTGTAACCCATTATGAATGGCCAGTTATTGACAAGCCATCTCTACATTTcacacttctttctctctctctccctttgtccttttctactctcccccttccccctaaccctagctccattcCGGCTCAACACCAACCCTAGCCATAACCAAACCCTTCTAATGCTTAAccataatcttaaccctaaccttaactccccAGGACTTCCAGTTGTGGTGTGACCTGAGGGCGTTTGAGAAGAGAATGGGCTGCAGGTACCTGACTCACGAGGGGGACGAGGACCGCTGGAGATGCCACGCCTTGGACAGGGGCCTGGTCTTCCCCTCTCACCTCACCTGGACCCCCGGGCACGATGACAGCCTGTGACCCTAGGCCCAAATGTCAAAGGTGACGGGTCGGACAAGATGGCTCCTGGGCTACTGGTGTGTTTCAGTGGTGATCAGCATAAACAACTGTCTGGATGCTGTTAGTGGAAGGTGGAGTGGAGTCTGTATTTATAGCAGTCTCGTAGAAAAAGATCACTGGAAGAGATGACGACTCCGGATTCGGACACAGTGACAAATCCTGGACTTTATGGTGCCATAGTGGTTATTGCTTAATAAATCATAATATTAAGACTAATGTTTCAGGccctttttatttaacctttaacctaggcaagtcagttaagaacaaattcttattttgaatgatggcctaggaacaaatGCCCAGAGTAGTAGTTTACCAGGATCACAAGGCAGGTTCTCTGTCCTTCTACAAAATTCATCCTTCTATGACCCTCCTCCACAGAGTCCAGACAAATTCACTCAGCCCCTCTATCCTGCGTTTGGGAGGTATTGGTACGATACTGAGATGTGTAAGCCTTGGTAGAGGTGATGGCCTACGTACTTctgcatatatagtgtatgtggacaccccttcaaattagtggattcggctatttcagccacacccattgctgacaggtgtacaaaatcgagcacacagccatgcaatctccatagacaaatattggcagtagaatggccttactgaagagctcagtgactttcagcaTGGCACTGTCGTagggatgccatctttccaacaagtcaggtcatcaaatttctgctctgctacaGCTTCCCCAGTCAacggtaagtgctgttattgtgaagaagaaacatctaggagcaacaacagctcagccgcgaggtggtcagccacacaagctcacagaacaggaccgccgaatGTTGACGAGCATaactgtcctcagttgcaacactcactacagtgttccaaactgcctctggaagcaacgtcagcttCCAGAggcatgaaatgggtttccatggccgaacatacacacacacacaagcctaagatcaccatgtgcaatgccaagcgtcggctggagtggtgttaagCTCGATGCTATTGGACTCTGGGGCAGTGGAaaggcgttctctggagtgatgaatcactcttcaccatctggcagtccgacgtcCGAATCTGGGTTCGCCGGATAttaggagaatgctacctgcccaaatgcatagtgccaactgtacagtttggtttaggaggaataatgttctggggctgtttttcatggttcctgCTAggcaacatacaatgacattctagatgattctgcccttccaactttgtggcaacactttggggaaggccctttcctgttttagcatgacaatgcccccgtgcgcaaagcgaggtccatacaaaaatggtttgtcgagatcggtgtggaagactggcctgcacagagccctgacctcaaccgtATCGAACAactttggggtgaattggaacgccgactgcatgtcgggcctaatcgcccaacatcactgcctgacctcactaatgctcttgtggcaatGCTCTTGtgatggaagcaagtccctgcagcaatctTCCAACATttagtgtaaagccttcccagaagagtggagtctgttatagcagcaaagggggaccaactccatattaatgcccatggttttggaatgagaggTTCAACgggcaggtgtccacatgcttttggtcatatagtgtgtGATGCTTTAACATTTTCCTGTGCATTTGTTTTTCACAATGATTGGATCAAAAAAACTGTCCACTTGATGGCGCTGTTTGCCAAACAATAAACAGCATTGCTAATCTACTCAGTAACTTGCTTCATTTTCCTAGAAAATCTTTAGATAATGATGTATAGTGTTTAAGATCCACTATCTAGAGTGTATAATAGATTAAAGTAATGCTACTGTTTAGGGGGTTTATAAAGGTTTTAAAATAGTTtaaatctgttctctctctctctctctccctccttccctataaCCCACCCCTTAGGCAGATCCCTCCCATagtcctctctgtgtctgtctctttgtctctctctctctccccctccaacttctatcccttcctccttcccctctaaCTCCACCCCTCCCACACTCTCGTCTGAGGAAACGAAACTGATCAGAGTCTATGGCCTTTTCTCATTTGGGCATAGAAATAGTacacacagaacagatctacGGCTTCTTGGACTTGCTTTTAATGAGCATGACAGATCTATAACGcatatttttttgtgaatttcgttgggttggaggaagagagaaaaagagggacaaataaagtaacagggttgacggtaacagggttgacggtaacagggttgacggtaacagggttgacggtaacagggttgacggtaacagggttgacggtaacagggttgacggtaacagggttgacggtaacagggttgacggcatcttaaatcagccatgaatccccttgtgacaggggggaTGGaatgttgtgtgcaacagggaagGGCAATTGAATATAAGCTTCACAAAAAAAGATATAAACAATTTAAATATTTCTAGCCtctctatctatgggtaacagggttgacatgttCTACTCGAagtgctcagttttccaccactaAACACCAGGAAATGTCTCACTTGCTTTTACACTGTGATTTGACTATTCAATGTCTcttttaaaatatatacatattttttaaagggAATAGTTTAACCATTTTAAAATGAGTTTAGttcacataacagggttgaccttaaaatcaGGGACAGGTTTAACTAATAACATGAAATGCATAATAATCTTCataaatgactttgtcaaagcaacaaaataactttacaatgatggtgaaaattATGGGGTTAAGTAGGTTAAAATCTTCCTGGAAGTCACAGAGGATGCACAGAGGGACATGTAAATATGCggaattttggcactttagcatGTCTTTATTCATATTAAAGGGTACTCCATTTAATATAAcatgcttttaaaattcaatatttgtGTGAAATTTCTACTTCTAATATCGAAAGGCACTCATTTTGTGGAACGACCCAGTTACTGCATCGAGGGCTGCTGGGATCAGGATGAACAGAAGGCCGTCGACAGCAACCCTCAGTGTAGTCAGACATTCACTCCGAGGCCTGCTCTGAGGAAAAATAACATGTTGGCTGAGGTGGTGCAGAAACTGAAGAAGACAGGACTCCAGGCTGCTCGTGTCATGCTGGACCTGGAGATGTAACCTGTGATTTCTGCACTGGGACCAGAAAGCAGAAAGCTCTCATGTCCTGTCTGGTGTCTGTCTGCGAGACTTGCCTTCAACCTCACTATGAAGTTCCTGGATTTAAGAGAGCATGAGCTGGTCAAAGCCTCCACATATCTGCAGGAGCAGATCTGCTCTAGTCATGACAAACCGCTGGAGGTTTTTATGCATACTGAGGAACAATGTATCTTTTATCTGTGTTATTTTATTTGAACAGGGATTTCCAGTGCCTTTTTGCAATGGAGTCCTGCATCTGACAATTACACAGCAATGCTATGGATGAACATAAAGGCCGTGATGCAGTGTCAGCTGCAGCATAGAGGACTGAGGTAAAACAAGTCAAAC from Oncorhynchus tshawytscha isolate Ot180627B linkage group LG15, Otsh_v2.0, whole genome shotgun sequence includes the following:
- the LOC112254075 gene encoding serine/threonine-protein kinase D3 isoform X1; this encodes MEHSEPGRCQLDCMDSEISSTLSRMSVARSSPGTPDRPSHPAAPGPLQAPLGPALVQFQLGLFREVVWVPRGQLSFHHAKRLAAEVIERKAPDCSVVGVGEKVLLFRHQPGSQHLLHRLTDQDPLLDGDLIEVILSGSAAVTEMKIRPHTLAVQSYRTPTFCHHCGEMLWGLIRQGLKCEGCGLDFHKRCALQLPSDCSRARRRVCGPSLSLFPPGRPRTHSLSTPAGGSLEEISMSKPRSRPPSWTDHPVWLGVGQGKDGETGRARVPHTFHIHSYTKPTVCQHCRHLLKGLFRQGLQCTDCKLNCHRRCESSLVPADCPGERRNTNGEGDSVSSLGYKNDTEDDEEDMSLSLTSLEDDDDELSTEVPFAENKEVGHQPPIIPCFSSYIPLMRVVQSVRHSKRQASGVLREGWLLHHTNTDTLRKRHYWILDWKSITLYQNEINTKYYKEIPLSEVLQVRGPAQLSVPLLPGNSAHSFEVVTGTLVYCVSAGRDGQAWETAVRQALMPVLNSGQVDKRGQDHEPQSGKSPDVSSVYQIFTDEVLGSGQFGVVYGGTHRQSGQPVAVKVIDKTRFPTKQERQLRNEQAILQNLSHLGIVLLEGMFETMEHVFIVMEKLHGDMLEMILSNEKGRLPERTTRFLVTQILEALRYLHFKHIAHCDLKPENVLLASPDSFPQVKLCDFGFARIIGEKSFRRSVVGTLAYLAPEVISSHGYNRSLDMWAVGVVLYVSLSGTFPFNEDEDIRQQITNAAFMYPRLPWSNISLEAVSLINNLLQVAVRCRFSVGKALGHPWLQDFQLWCDLRAFEKRMGCRYLTHEGDEDRWRCHALDRGLVFPSHLTWTPGHDDSL
- the LOC112254075 gene encoding serine/threonine-protein kinase D3 isoform X2; the protein is MEHSEPGRCQLDCMDSEISSTLSRMSVARSSPGTPDRPSHPAAPGPLQAPLGPALVQFQLGLFREVVWVPRGQLSFHHAKRLAAEVIERKAPDCSVVGVGEKVLLFRHQPGSQHLLHRLTDQDPLLDGDLIEVILSGSAAVTEMKIRPHTLAVQSYRTPTFCHHCGEMLWGLIRQGLKCEGCGLDFHKRCALQLPSDCSRARRRVCGPSLSLFPPGRPRTHSLSTPAGGSLEEISMSKPRSRPPSWTDHPVWLGVGQGKDDCKLNCHRRCESSLVPADCPGERRNTNGEGDSVSSLGYKNDTEDDEEDMSLSLTSLEDDDDELSTEVPFAENKEVGHQPPIIPCFSSYIPLMRVVQSVRHSKRQASGVLREGWLLHHTNTDTLRKRHYWILDWKSITLYQNEINTKYYKEIPLSEVLQVRGPAQLSVPLLPGNSAHSFEVVTGTLVYCVSAGRDGQAWETAVRQALMPVLNSGQVDKRGQDHEPQSGKSPDVSSVYQIFTDEVLGSGQFGVVYGGTHRQSGQPVAVKVIDKTRFPTKQERQLRNEQAILQNLSHLGIVLLEGMFETMEHVFIVMEKLHGDMLEMILSNEKGRLPERTTRFLVTQILEALRYLHFKHIAHCDLKPENVLLASPDSFPQVKLCDFGFARIIGEKSFRRSVVGTLAYLAPEVISSHGYNRSLDMWAVGVVLYVSLSGTFPFNEDEDIRQQITNAAFMYPRLPWSNISLEAVSLINNLLQVAVRCRFSVGKALGHPWLQDFQLWCDLRAFEKRMGCRYLTHEGDEDRWRCHALDRGLVFPSHLTWTPGHDDSL